One Piscinibacter lacus genomic window, ACCCGCGCCTGCTCGTCGGCAAAGCCGGGGATGTTGCGCTGCACGTCCCGCAGCGGGCCACGGCTGAGCAGGGCGACGCCGTTGTAGGTCTTCTGGCCGAAGAAGGCGACTTGGTAGCCGGCCGCCTCGAGCTCCGCCGCCGGGAACTTGTCGTCCGTCAGCTTGGTTTCCTGCAGCACCAGCGCATCCACCGGATGGGCTGCCAGCCAGTCCAGCAGATGCGGCAGACGCACGTTGAGGGAGTTGACGTTCCAGGTCGCAAGCCGCATGATCAAGAAAATTCTATTTAAAACAACGACTTGTAAAGTGGTAATGCCATCTAGCTACGCATCTAGCTACACAACTTGGGCTTGCGCCCACCTTGCGGCTCGCTGATCAGCCTTCACAGGCAGCTTAGTTCGTAGATGTCGTCCCGCTACCTGCCTTGTTGCTGTACAGGTGCCGCTGGAACCCGACGAACACCTGGCGCACCTGCTCCGGCTTGCCGAGTTCAGCAAAGGCATCGTTCAGCGCCTTGTAGCGAAGCCGCAGCAGCGGCGAGAGCTTCTCGGCGTCGAGCTCGTCCACACCTTGCTTGACGTACTGCGCTAACACGAAGTCGACGAAGGCCTGCTGCTTGTCGGTGAACTCACCAGCCGCCGCTACTCGCGCTGCTTCCGCCCGCGCTTCGCGTGTGAGCGGATCGCGCGCATAGGCCACATAGGCCAGCACGTCGAAGAGGTCGCTCTTCTCGGTTTCGATGATCTTCTGCATCTCGGCCAGCGGCTCCTTGCCGAAACCGCGATCGGCCAAGTCGGCCAGCAGCTTCTTGCGCGTCTCGGGCGCGCTCCAGATGCGCCGCAGTTCGTCTTCGTCCTTGAAGAATTCGGGCAGGGTGCCGAACAGCGCTTCGAGAAACTGTGCGGCCGACATGGGCCGCCCGTCCGCGCTCCAGAAGGTGGTCGCCGTCATGCTCTGGATCATGCGTGCCTTACCGTCGGCGAGCTTGATCTTGGTCTTTGGCTGCGGCGGAGGCGGATCCTCCAAGGTGTCGGGACCTGGCGGATCGGGATCGTCCTCACGCGGACCGCGCCCTCCACCCCCAGGTTCTGGCTCCTGCGGCTCACCGTCCCACTCCGGGTCGCTGAAGTGGTGGTGGGCCTTCACGAAGTCATAGATCGTGAAGTGGTCCTTGCCGTCGTACAGGCGTGTGCCGCGGCCGACGATCTGCTTGAACTCGATCATGGAGCCCACCGGGCGCATGAGCACGATGTTGCGCACGTTGCGCGCATCCACGCCGGTCGAGAGCTTCTGCGAAGTGGTCAGGATCGTGGGGATCGTCTTCTCGTTGTCCTGGAAGTCGCGCAGCGCCTGTTCACCCCGCGCGCCGTCATCGGCCGTGACGCGCACGCAGTAGTCTGGGTCCTTGCTCGTCTTCACCTGGTTGATCAGGTCGCGCACCATCAGCGCGTGCGGTTGCGTGGCGCAGAAGACGATGGTCTTCTCGCTCTGGTTGATCATCCCCATCAAGAGATTGACGCGGTAGGCCTCGCGCTCGGGGATGATGATCACGCGGTTGAAGTCGCCTTCCACGTAGCGCTTGCCTGGGATGACCTCGCCTTCGACGATCGCATCGTCTGGGGTGTAGGTGTAGTCGTCGATCGTGGTGGCGATCTGCCTGACCTTGAAGGGAGTCAGGTAGCCGTCGTTGATGCCCTCCTTCAGCGAGTAGGTGTAGACCGGCTCACCAAAGTAGGCATAGGTGTCGGTGTTGCCCTTGCGCTTGGGCGTGGCCGTCAGGCCGAGCTGCACGGCCGGGGCGAAGTAGTTCAGGATCGCGTGCCACTGGCCTTCGTCGTTGGCCCCGCCGCGGTGGCACTCGTCGATGACGATGAAGTCGAAGAAGTCCGGCGGGTACTCGCCGAAGTACGGCGAGGGCTGCCCATCCTTGGGCGGGCCACTCATGAAGGTCTGGAAGATTGTGAAGAAGATGCTTCCGTTCTTGGGCACCCGGCCCTTCTTCCGGATCTCGTCAGGCGCGATGCGCACCAGGGCATCGTCTGGGAAGGCTGAGAAGGCGTTGTAGGCCTGGTCCGCCAGGATGTTGCGGTCGGCCAGGAACAGTATGCGCGGCCGGCGCGCGGGCTCCCGCTGCACCTTCCAGTCGGCCAGGTTCCAGCGGCTCTGGAACAGCTTCCAGGCAATCTGGAAGGCGATCGCCGTCTTGCCGGTGCCGGTGGCCAGCGTCAGCAGGATGCGCTCGCGCCCTTCGGCGATGGCTTCGAGCACCCGCCGGATCGCGATCTCCTGGTAGTAGCGGCTCTCCCAGGCTCCGCCCTTGTCCTCGTAGGGCACTGCGGCGAAGCGGTCGCGCCAGGCATTGACCTCGGCGAAGGTCTGGGCCCAGAGCTCGTCGGGGCTCGGGTAGGCGGCAACGTCGCCCTCCGCGCCGGTCGCCATGTCCACGCCGTAGATGGCTTGGCCATTGGTGGCGTAGGTGAAGCGCACGGCCAGCTTCTTGGCGTACTGCTTGGCCTGCGCCAGGCCTTCGGTGTGGGGCATGTCCCAGGCTTTGGCCTCGATGACTGCGAGCTTGGTGTTCCGGTAGATCAGCACGTAGTCGGCGATCTCGGCCTTGGCGCGCTGGCCCTTACCCTGCAGGCGGCCGGGAGCGATGACCTCCCGGCGGATGCGGCTGCCGTCGACCACGCCCCAACCTGCCGCCTTGAGGGCGGGGTCGATATGTTCGGCGCGGGTTTCGGCCTCGTTCATGCCACCGCTTCCAGTTGTTGGTCGGTGGACTTGGCGGTGAGCTGGCCCGTGAAGGCTTGGTGCAGCAGGGACTTTTTGAGCTCGTCGAGGGCGGCGAGCTTTCTCTTCCGGACGGCTGCTATTTGCTCGACACCTTCGCTCAGTTCGCCCAGCTCGCCTGCCATTTGCACCTGCACCTGCAGCGGGGGCACGGGCACGCGAACGCTGCTGGCCAAGTCGATGTTCAAGTTGCGAACGGTTGATCCTGCCGCAAGGCGGTCGAACTGGCGGTATACGAACTGAGAACCCAGAAGCAAGTAGAGAAAGTCTTGGTCGAAGGACTCCTGGTACTCGGACAGGACAAGCCAGCCGTCATGAATGCACCCCGTGGTCCGCATGATGTACGGCCTGCCAAAGCTCATGGAGTTTGAGAGCAGGAAGTCGCCGTCCCGAACAAGCCGAGATCGTGAAACACCGGCGGGTTTGATCTTCTCGGCGGTCGAGGATATGTACTTCCCGCTTGCAGTGGCATCGCTGATCTTGATCCAGTTGATGCCGTCCGCTTCTGTTGTCAAGAACTCCTGAATGGGGCGAGGTGATCCGCCCCGTGCGATGACGCAGGTACTGCCAAGCGTTTGCTCTTTCCAATCGTCCCCGACTG contains:
- a CDS encoding restriction endonuclease subunit S; translation: MEGWQTKPIGEVFRVVNGGTPKTGTAAFWDGPHQWITPAEMGGLPSPYLASSRRTLTDEGLRVGAELVPPQSVILSSRAPIGHLVINEVPMAFNQGCKGLVPSRAIHTKFAYYFLLANVPLLESLGTGATFKELSSGKLKEVPFHFPLLPEQRRIVAILDEAFEAIATAKANTEKNLQNARELFESRLAHVFSSVGDDWKEQTLGSTCVIARGGSPRPIQEFLTTEADGINWIKISDATASGKYISSTAEKIKPAGVSRSRLVRDGDFLLSNSMSFGRPYIMRTTGCIHDGWLVLSEYQESFDQDFLYLLLGSQFVYRQFDRLAAGSTVRNLNIDLASSVRVPVPPLQVQVQMAGELGELSEGVEQIAAVRKRKLAALDELKKSLLHQAFTGQLTAKSTDQQLEAVA
- the hsdR gene encoding EcoAI/FtnUII family type I restriction enzme subunit R, yielding MNEAETRAEHIDPALKAAGWGVVDGSRIRREVIAPGRLQGKGQRAKAEIADYVLIYRNTKLAVIEAKAWDMPHTEGLAQAKQYAKKLAVRFTYATNGQAIYGVDMATGAEGDVAAYPSPDELWAQTFAEVNAWRDRFAAVPYEDKGGAWESRYYQEIAIRRVLEAIAEGRERILLTLATGTGKTAIAFQIAWKLFQSRWNLADWKVQREPARRPRILFLADRNILADQAYNAFSAFPDDALVRIAPDEIRKKGRVPKNGSIFFTIFQTFMSGPPKDGQPSPYFGEYPPDFFDFIVIDECHRGGANDEGQWHAILNYFAPAVQLGLTATPKRKGNTDTYAYFGEPVYTYSLKEGINDGYLTPFKVRQIATTIDDYTYTPDDAIVEGEVIPGKRYVEGDFNRVIIIPEREAYRVNLLMGMINQSEKTIVFCATQPHALMVRDLINQVKTSKDPDYCVRVTADDGARGEQALRDFQDNEKTIPTILTTSQKLSTGVDARNVRNIVLMRPVGSMIEFKQIVGRGTRLYDGKDHFTIYDFVKAHHHFSDPEWDGEPQEPEPGGGGRGPREDDPDPPGPDTLEDPPPPQPKTKIKLADGKARMIQSMTATTFWSADGRPMSAAQFLEALFGTLPEFFKDEDELRRIWSAPETRKKLLADLADRGFGKEPLAEMQKIIETEKSDLFDVLAYVAYARDPLTREARAEAARVAAAGEFTDKQQAFVDFVLAQYVKQGVDELDAEKLSPLLRLRYKALNDAFAELGKPEQVRQVFVGFQRHLYSNKAGSGTTSTN